TGTATCCCTGGCTGCCCGTCTGGCAGCCGGCCAGAGTCACTACCAGCAGAACCAGAAAAAGCGCCGCCACGTGATAAAAAGCCGGTTTACATACAATTATTTTCTTTTCCATTTGTATTCCTTAGAGATTTATTATAGACCATGTACGGTCGGACTTTATCACGGAATTGTAGCACCGGGCCTCCCGCAAGTAAATTCGCGCAGCCTGATTAATTCATCCCTTTAATGGTACTAAATAGTTATTGACACACGAGTACGTGTAAGGTAACATTGTCCGCGAACGTAAGGAAGGTGTGTCTTGATATGATATATAGAATTATCACCACAATTATCGCCTTGGCACTTATAACTCTGACTGCCGCGCCATCACTGGCACAGGGCCTGTTACCTGATGGAGAAGAGGAAAACGTGATCGGTGGCGGCGGTGTAGTCACTCCGACCATACCCCTGCAGGTCGCAACCCAGGGTGCCACGAGTATAACGGGTACATCAGCCAATCTCAATGGCTATCTTCAGTCGATGGGACCGTACAGCGTTGTTGATGTTTGGTTCGAGACCGAAGACGGTGGGGAGATCTCGCACCAGTCAATGAGCTCGCCCGGATTCTTTACAGCCTATCTGGGGCAGCTCGAGCCGGGAACGGCCTACAGGTACAGGGCAGTGGCCATGGCGACCCTTTTGGGGGGACAGAAGAGCGAGGGCTCGTTCGTCAGTTTCACCACGCAGCACACGGTACCGCAGGCGCCGATAGAGGTCTCGACATCATCAGCCTCCGACATAACTTCCGGCTCAGCGGTGTTACGTGGTTACCTGTCCAGCATGGGTCCCTACGACAGTGTCACCGTATGGTTCCAGTGGGGCAGCTCAACAGGTTACGGCAACACCACCGTCCAGCAGACCGTCTATGCGCCGGGACCTTTCAGCATGCAGATATCCGGCCTCAGCCCCAATAACATGTATTATTTCCGCGCCGCCGCCAAGCCTGACCTGGTGGGCGTATCGGCAGTATATGGCAATGCTCAAAGCTTCAGCACGCCCGGCGCGGCCAGCCTGACAGTTAGCACCGGCTCCGTATCCGGTGTGACCAGTAACTCCGCCACACTGGTAGGCTATCTCGAGTCATTGGGGACCTACCGCAATGCCTATGTCTGGTTCGAATGGGGTCCGACCACTGCCTACGGACAGACTACGACTATGCAGACGATGTATTCGCCCGGCACATTCAATTTCACTCTCCAGGGACTCAATCCGGGCACCATCTATCATTATCGTGCCCTGGCAGTGCCTTCGGCGACGGGCGGCATGACCGTACATGGATTCGATAGTATTTTCACAACTACGGCTGCTCCGGGAGTAAAGGTCAGCACCAGCGTTGCCACCAACATCACCGCTCAATCCGCCACGCTGAATGGCTACCTGAACGCCATGGGAATGAGCAGTTACGCATATGTATGGTTCGAGTATGGGACCGATACTACTTTCGGCAATTCAACTCCGCACCAGAGCATGAGCATGCCGGGCAGCTTCAGCAACAGCGTTGTCAAATTACAGCCCGGTCTGACCTACTATTACCGGTCCGCTGCATTCTCCAACGGGTACAACGTATACGGGCAGTACAGCACATTCCAGACCACACCTTCATCGCCCGTGTCCCTGACGACAGGCGCAGCCAGCAGTATCAGCACGACCGGCGCCACACTCAACGCTTACGTTAATTCGCTGGGTGGGCAGCGTTCAGTGCAGGTGTATTTCAATTTCGGCAAGAGCATGGAGTTCGGCAACGTTACTGCAGCGCAGGCTGTGACCTCACCCGGCACGGTCTCCTATCAGGTATTGGGGCTGGTCCCGGGCACAACCTACTATTTCCAATCGGTCGCTCAGACGCCGGAAAACCTCAAGGTTTACGGCTCCACCGAGATATTCAGCACCGTATCCAACTCCACCCTGTCCGTGGCCACCTACCCCGCCACATCTATTACAGCTTCAAGCGCCATCCTCAACGCATACCTGCAGGATATAGGAAACACCGCGACGGCTCAGGTCTGGTTTGAATACGGCACCACGGCAGATTTCGGCAATACCACCAACATGCAGACATTGAACAGGAGCAGCTCTTTCAGCTCGGTCGTTACAGGCCTGGCGCAGGGCAGGACATATTATTACCGCGCCGTGGCACTCAATCCGACCGGCGGCGGGCGCTCCGTAAACGGGTCCGTAAGCTCGTTTGTAACGCCTGGCAGCGGACCGACACCTCCTCCTGCTCCCGGTGTGCCTGTCTTTGTCTGGCTGATCATAGGCGGCTTTGTAATCGTCATCATTATCGTCATCATTCTGCTGGCCAGCCGCCGCTAAGCTGGATTCCGAAGTATCAGACCCGGCGCAGGTGACCTGCGCCGGGTCTTTTTTAACCAAACATCCCCGTAAAGATTACCTTACACGCACAGCCGATGATATAATAGTTCAACTTATCATCGCAGGATACGCGGAAAATGGGAAAGATATTCTTTATCGATGTGACCAACCGGGACGGCGTGCAGACGGCCAGGTTGAGCCTGTCCAAGCTGCAGAAAACCATGATCAACATGTACCTCAACGATTTCGGTGTTTTCCAGTCGGAGTTCGGCTTTCCTACGACCAAACACGAGACCAACTACCTGCGTGCCAACCTCGAGCTGGCCGCCATGGGGGTGCTCAAGCCGATTCGCCTCAGCGGGTGGATCAGGGCAACCACCGAGGATGTTGAAAAGACTTTCGATATGGTACCTGAGATCGAATATCTGAACCTGTCTATCTCGACTTCGCAGCAAATGATACAGGGCAAATTCAAGGGCCGGAAATCCCGGGTGGACGTTCTGGAGCAGATGGCCGAAGCGGTCCAAATGGCCAAAAAGCTGGGCGCCAGGGCGATCGGCGTCAATGCCGAGGACGCATCGCGTACCGACATCGATTTCCTGATCGAGTTTGCCAGAGAGGCCAGGGCGGCGGGCGGCGACAGGTTCCGCTACTGTGACACGCTTGGATTCGACGATCCATTTTCGATTTATGAGAGCGTAACAAAGATAGCCGATGCGGCCGCTATGCCGGTGGAAATACACTGCCACGGCGACCTGGGTATGGCGGTTGCCAATTCGATAGCCGGGGCCAAAGCTGCCGTTGATGCCGGACAGGACGCTTATATAAACACGACTCTCAATGGCATAGGCGAGCGCGCCGGCAACGCGGACCTGCTCTCCTGCATCCTCGCCCTGCTCAAGTCCAAGGGTTTCGCCAATAAATACAAACTGGGCAGGGCGATAAAGCTCAACCGCGCCTACAAACTGGCAAAGTACGCCAGCCTGGCCTTCGGCGTACCTATCCCCATCAGCCAGCCGGGAGTAGGAGAAAATGCGTTCGCCCACGCCTCGGGTATCCACGCAGACGGCGTGCTCAAGGACCCCGAGAACTATGAGCTCTACAATTTCGAGGAGCTCGGCAGGGGTGAGCCAGAGCTGGTCGAGACCGGCCGCATGATCTGCTCGGGTGAATATACGGGCATCTCCGGTTTCAGCCATATCATGGGCAAGATGGAAGTCTCGTTCGCTAACGCCAGCGAGGCCCGCAAAATACTCGAGCTTGTGCGCTTCGCCAATGTCGAGGCGCAGGTCCCGCTCACAAAGGACGAGTTGCATTTCATTGCCAAATACCCCGCGATCATCAAACGGCTTTTGACGCTAATACCACTTGAGTAGCCTCCCCATCAGTCCATTTAAAATTTAATCCCCTCCATGCCGTGGTTCCAATGTACCCGGGCTTTGCCTTAAAAGTCTTTGTTGCCCCAAAAGTGGGCAATCTGCCCCAAAAGTCAGCCTCTTACGAGTGGGGAGGTGAGGTAGATGTGCAGGAAGAAGGATAACTTATTCTGTGGGAAAATTGGACGAGCGCTATCTGTATCTCTTGTAATTATTGGGGCAGTTGGCTGTATATTATGTGATCTAGCCTTATATCGCATTGCCCCAATAACCGTGTTCGTTAATGGATGTTGTTTTTTCCTAATTGGCGTGATTCTATTAATCTATTTACTTCTTACTCGTCAAAAAGTAAATCACTCCGATCAATCCTATAAAAAATGCGCCCCAACAATAAGGCTGTATAACTGCAACGCAATTTATATCACAACCAATTGGATCAAAATAATAAAGACCCCAATTAGTATTGTCAGAGGATTTATTAGCAATTTCCTCAAGGTGAAGTGTAAGCCAAGTCAAAAACCCACCTGCGAAACCAATAATAAGAACAATACTAAAGATAATCTTCCCCAACACAATCAACCTCCGAGTTAATATCTATACTATTGTACCATCATAAAAGACTGTAATAACAAAATAGGAGAATGATTAAATGAGAACAGATAGGGAATTTACGGATAAACAGAAGGAACTAATCAGACAAATGATACGAGAGGGAATACGCAATGATTGGGCAACCCTTAATCTCGACATAGGCTATGGTATTCTCGTTAAGAAATCCTCAATAAATGTAAAAACCTCTAAACATAGCATTAAGAATAGAAACCATCATCAAT
The nucleotide sequence above comes from Dehalococcoidia bacterium. Encoded proteins:
- a CDS encoding homocitrate synthase — its product is MGKIFFIDVTNRDGVQTARLSLSKLQKTMINMYLNDFGVFQSEFGFPTTKHETNYLRANLELAAMGVLKPIRLSGWIRATTEDVEKTFDMVPEIEYLNLSISTSQQMIQGKFKGRKSRVDVLEQMAEAVQMAKKLGARAIGVNAEDASRTDIDFLIEFAREARAAGGDRFRYCDTLGFDDPFSIYESVTKIADAAAMPVEIHCHGDLGMAVANSIAGAKAAVDAGQDAYINTTLNGIGERAGNADLLSCILALLKSKGFANKYKLGRAIKLNRAYKLAKYASLAFGVPIPISQPGVGENAFAHASGIHADGVLKDPENYELYNFEELGRGEPELVETGRMICSGEYTGISGFSHIMGKMEVSFANASEARKILELVRFANVEAQVPLTKDELHFIAKYPAIIKRLLTLIPLE